One genomic window of Solanum dulcamara chromosome 12, daSolDulc1.2, whole genome shotgun sequence includes the following:
- the LOC129877426 gene encoding anthocyanidin 3-O-glucosyltransferase-like, giving the protein MITSQLHIALLAFPFGSHAAPLLTLVQKISPFLPSNTIYSFFNTSNSNTSIFSKTPNQENIKIYNVWDGVKEGNDTPIGREAIDLFMQSTPTNFEKSMKEAEDETGVKFSCIFSDAFLWFSCEFAKKMNIPWIAFWTAGSCSLSVHLYTDLIRSNNETLLKIPGFSSTLRMNDIPPEVIAENLKGPMPSMLYNMALNLHKANAIVLNSFEELDPIINKDLKSKLQKVLNIGPLVLQSSKNVLLNANSDESGCIQWLDKQKEKSVVYLSFGTVTTLPPNEIIAIAEALESKKMSFIWSLRDNGIKILPKGFLERTEEFGKIVPWAPQLEILSHSSVGVFVTHCGWNSILEGISYGVPMICRPFFGDQTLNSRMLESVWEVGLQIEGGNFTRSGTIRALDTFFNEEKGKVLRENVERLKEKALEAVKTNNGSSIENFKVLVELVKCHKPT; this is encoded by the coding sequence ATGATTACTTCTCAACTTCATATAGCACTTCTTGCTTTTCCTTTTGGAAGTCATGCAGCTCCTTTACTCACACTTGTCCAAAAAATCTCTCCATTTTTACCATCAAACACAATATATTCCTTCTTCAACACATCAAATTCCAACACCTCAATCTTCTCAAAAACTCcaaatcaagaaaacatcaagaTTTACAATGTTTGGGATGGTGTCAAAGAAGGCAATGACACCCCTATTGGTCGTGAAGCCATTGATCTCTTTATGCAATCAACTCCTACAAATTTCGAAAAATCAATGAAAGAGGCAGAGGATGAAACAGGGGTGAAATTTTCTTGCATATTTAGTGATGCTTTTTTATGGTTTTCTTGTGAATTTGCTAAGAAAATGAATATCCCTTGGATTGCTTTTTGGACTGCTGGTTCCTGTTCATTGTCTGTCCATTTGTACACTGATTTAATTCGATCGAACAACGAAACATTGTTGAAAATCCCTGGATTTTCATCCACTTTGAGAATGAATGACATTCCACCTGAAGTTATAGCAGAGAATTTAAAGGGGCCAATGCCATCTATGTTATACAACATGGCATTAAATTTGCACAAAGCCAATGCAATTGTTCTTAATTCCTTTGAGGAATTGGATCCAATAATCAACAAAGACCTCAAATCAAAGCTACAAAAGGTACTCAACATTGGCCCTTTAGTTCTGCAATCATCAAAGAATGTATTGTTAAATGCCAATTCTGATGAAAGTGGATGCATCCAATGGCttgacaaacaaaaagaaaaatcagttGTGTATCTAAGTTTTGGTACTGTTACAACATTACCTCCTAATGAAATAATCGCGATAGCAGAAGCATTAGAATCGAAAAAAATGTCTTTTATTTGGTCGTTAAGAGACAATGGGATCAAGATTTTACCTAAAGGATTTCTTGAAAGAACAGAGGAATTTGGGAAAATAGTTCCTTGGGCACCCCAATTGGAAATCTTGTCACATTCATCTGTTGGTGTTTTTGTAACACATTGTGGATGGAACTCTATTTTGGAAGGCATATCATATGGTGTGCCTATGATATGTAGGCCTTTTTTTGGTGACCAAACATTGAATAGTAGAATGCTGGAAAGTGTTTGGGAAGTTGGTTTGCAAATTGAAGGTGGAAATTTTACTAGAAGTGGAACAATTAGAGCATTGGATACTTTTTTCAATGAGGAAAAAGGAAAGGTATTAAGGGAAAATgttgaaaggctaaaagaaaaAGCATTAGAAGCTGTGAAAACAAATAATGGGAGTTCAATAGAAAATTTCAAGGTTCTAGTTGAGCTAGTTAAATGTCACAAGCCTACTTGA
- the LOC129876347 gene encoding zinc finger A20 and AN1 domain-containing stress-associated protein 4-like, which produces MAEEHGFEAPEGHNILCANNCGFFGSPTTQNFCSKCYHEVYLKGGQQKPIDSLFPPQLPVPSASSSVLVLSEPATVEEKMEVVAAAAVQPVVAQPNRCSICRKKVGLTGFKCRCGTTFCGTHRYPEIHGCSFDFKSTGREAIAKANPVVKAEKLEKI; this is translated from the coding sequence ATGGCGGAAGAACATGGATTTGAAGCACCAGAAGGACATAATATATTATGCGCTAACAACTGTGGTTTCTTCGGCAGCCCAACAACCCAAAATTTCTGCTCCAAATGTTACCATGAAGTTTATCTAAAAGGGGGACAACAAAAACCTATTGATTCTCTCTTTCCTCCGCAGCTGCCGGTACCATCGGCGAGCTCATCGGTACTGGTGTTGTCGGAACCGGCAACCGTAGAGGAAAAAATGGAGGTTGTGGCCGCCGCTGCGGTTCAACCGGTGGTTGCGCAGCCAAATCGGTGTTCGATTTGTAGGAAGAAGGTGGGATTAACCGGGTTCAAGTGTAGATGTGGGACAACGTTTTGTGGGACCCATCGGTACCCGGAGATCCATGGCTGCTCGTTTGATTTCAAATCTACGGGGAGAGAAGCCATTGCTAAGGCGAATCCGGTGGTTAAAGCTGAGAAATTGGAGAAGATATAA